In the genome of Candidatus Rokuibacteriota bacterium, the window CAGGCGGCTCTGGCGCGGGGCGACCAGTTCCTCAAGGAAGGCAAGACCAACGAGGCCGTCGTCGAGCTGCGGAACGCGCTCCAGATCGACAAGGACTTCGTCCCGGCGCTCCATGCCCTGGGGCGAGCCTATGCCGCCAAGAGCTGGTACGGCGATGCCGTGAGAGAGCTGGGCCGGGCTCAGGTGTTGGCGCCCGAGTCGGCGCCGATCGCGGCCGAGCTGGGACGGATCCTGGTGGAGCTGGGAGCCTGGACAGAAGTCGCCGCGCAGGCGGACCGGATCCTGGGGCGGGACGCGAAGAGCGCCGATGGCGCCTATCTCCGGGCTGCGGCCCTGCTCGGGCAGGGCAAAGCCGACCAGGCCCTGGCCGCGGTGGCTGCCGCCGAGCGGGGGGGAACTCCAATTCCGGAAGCCCAGACTCTCCGTGCCGAAGCGCTGCTGGTCGGGGGAAAGCTCGCGGAGGCAGAGGAGGCGTACCGGGCCGCGCTCGCGGGGAATCCGAAGGACGCGAAAGCGCTGGGCGGGCTCGGCGCCGTGCGACTGGTCCGGCGGGACTTCCAGGAAGCGGCCCGCCTCTTCTCCGACGCCCTGGCCGTCAGGCCGCTGGACCCGAGGATCAGGGTGGGCATGGCCGCCGCCGAAGAAGCACTCGGGAGGCTCGATGAGGCGATCAGAAAGCTGGAGGAGGTGGAGGGTCGGGCGCGCACCCCGATGGTGGCCATGGCGCTGGCGGGGCTCTATCTCAAGGTGTATCGAGGCCCCGACGCCGTCGGCGCGGTCGCTCCGGTCGTCGTGGCCTTCCCGCGGCTGGCCCAGGCGCGCTATCTCCTCGGCATGGCATATCTGGCCACCAGCCAGGTGGACCAGGCCATCGCCGAGTTCGAGGAATTGGGCCGGCAGTCGGCCGCTGTCCCGCTGGTGCAGTTCAGGCTCGCCTCTGCTTATCTCAGGCGCGGCCGGGCCCGTGAGGCTCTCGGCCGCCTGGAAGAGCTGGCCAAGGCATTCGAGAAGGCTCCGGAGTACCACGTCGAGCGGGGGAGGGCGCTCCTGGCGCTGGGACGCCTCGACGAGGCCCTCAGGGCCGCGAGCGCCGCGCAGAGGCTGAACCCGCAGGCGCCCCAGCCCTATCTCCTGCTGGGACAGGTCCGGGCCCAGCAGGGCAATGCGGGCATGGCCCGAGAGATGTTCGTCAAGGCGGCCGAGGTGGACGCCACCTATGCCGCAGCCCACCTGGCCCTCGGGGGCCTCCACGTCGCCGAGAAGGACATCGAGTCTGCCCTCCGGGAATTCGACGCGGCCGTCAAGGCCGATCCACGGTCGCTGGTCGCGGCGCGCGCAAAGGCCACGGCCCTCGTGCGCGACAACCGGCTGAAGGAGGCCATCGCCTTCGTGGAGGAGGCGCTCAAGCGCGATCCGCGAAACCCGGGGTTCCATACGCTGCTCGGAGGCCTCCATCTGCGAGCAAGCCAGTGGACCCAGGCGACGGCAGCTTTCCAGCAAGCGTTGACGATCAGCCCGCGGGCGCCGGGGCCACGGCTGGGACTGGCGCGCGTGGCGCTCGCCCAGCAACGGGAGGACGAGGCCATCGCCCAGCTCCAGGCTGTCGTGAAGGCCCAACCGTCGCAGTCCACGGCGGTGCTCCTGCTCGGCGCCCTCTACGACAATCGCGCCCAGTACGATCAGTCCATCGCTCTCCTCGAGGCGGCCGACAAGGCGAGCCCGCGGCAGGCGGCGTTCGTGCTGCCGCTGGCCGACAGCTACGTGAAGAAGGGCCGATATGACGAGGCCATCGCGCGGGCGGGGGAGCTGCTCGCGCAGAACCCGGAGCTCCACGCGGCGCGGCTCGTGCGGGCCCAGGCCTTCCTCTCAAGGGGTGACGCCGCCGCCGCGCTGAAGGACGTGACCGAGGTGGCGCGCGCCAACCCCAGGTCCGAGGTGGCGCAATACATCCTCGCGCGGACCTATGCGGGGCTCGGCCGGCTGCCCGAGGCCCGGGCCGCCTACCGCGAGGCGCTCAGGCTCAACCCAGGTCTCGCGCAGGCCAAGACGGAGCTCGCCGAGATCTCGGGCGAGAAGCCAGACGAGGCGGCGCTCCGGCAGCGCGCCGAAAGGCTCCAGGACAAGGTCCGGAAGGATCCAGCCAACGCCGACCTTCGCGAGGAGATGGCGCGAGCCCTGCTGGCCATGGGCAAGACCAAGGAGGCCCAGGCCGAGCTCAAGCAGGCGCTCGACCGGGCGCCGGGGCACCCCGGGGCGAACTTCCTCATGGCCCGCACTCTCGCCGGCACGCGCCCCGACGAGGCGGCGGCTCACCTCCTGGCCGTGCTCCGGGCCAACCCCGCGCACGTCGAGGCCAATCTCGCCATGGCCCCCTACCTCCAGCAGAAGGGGAGGCGTGAGGAGGCGATCCGCCACCTCGAGGCCGCGCTTCGCGTGAACCCGAATCTCCACGACGTCAAGTTCCGGCTAGGGCTCCTCTATGCCCAGGTCAATCGCTTCGGCGAGGCGCTCAAGCTGGCCCAGGAGGTGGAGCGCGTGGCCCCGAAGCATCCCGGGCCGCCCACACTGCGCGGGCTGATGCTGCTGGGCCAGCAGAAGCCGAAGGAGGCGCTGGAGGCCTTCTCGGCCGCCCTCAGGCTCCGGCCGGATGTCTTCGAGGCCCACCGTGGCCAGGGCGAGGCCTATCAGGCCCTGGGCCAGATGGACAGGGCGATCGAGAGCTACCAGCGGGCGCTCGCTCTCAATGGCGAGGATCCCGTCGCGCTGAATAACCTGGCCTGGGCCCTGTCGGAGCATCGGAAGAAGCCGGACGAGGCCTTGCCGCTGGCCCAGAAAGCTGCCAGGGGCGCCCCCGAGTCGCCGGACCTGCTGGACACCCTCGGCTGGGTCCACTACCGCCGCGGCGCCTATCCCGAGGCGGAGAAGAGCCTCGCTCAGGCCGCTGAGCGAGCCCCGAACAGCGGCATCATCCAGTACCACCTCGGGATGACGTACTCCCGGCTCGGCCGGAAGGCCGACGCAGTCTCGGCGCTGCGGCGGGCCGCCCAGCTCGACCCAAGGCTCGGCCAGGCCGAGGGAATCGATGCGCTGATCAAGAGGCTGGGCGGATAGGCGCGACGGTCCGCGCCGCGCCCCCGCGTGTCGTCCTCCCCCTCGCTGCTGCGGCCCCACGGTGCCTCGGGGACCCGGGCCGTTTGCCCGCCCTCGAGCCCGCTCTCCGGAGGGCCCCGACCTGACCCTTGTTCTTGTGGGGCGTGCCTCGGTGTCGGCAAGCGGCCGGGCGGTGAAGGCGTGATCGGGAAGGTGAGGGTACGGCGACTGACGGTGTGCCCAGAAAAGACGAGGGCCGCGACCCTGAGGCCGCGGCCCTCGTGAGCGCGTGCGGAGAGCGCCGCCTACTTCCGGCGGCGGAAGCCCGCGACCGCGCCGAGGCCGAGAAGCCCGGCGCCCAGCAGGATCAGGCTCGCGGGCTCGGGAACCAGCGCGTGAATCACGAACCCGGTCGGCAGGAAGTTCGACAGACCCTCGAACGTGATGAAACCCAGGCAGCCAGGGGCCATCCCGGCAGCAACGCAGGCCGCGGCGCTCAGCGGGCCGAGCCCACCGGCAAAGGCGGTCACCGCATAGGTGACGGGCGCGTCCGGCCCGACCCCGTCCGAGTCATACGAGAAGAAAGAAACCAGGGACGGCAGACCAGGCACGGAGAAGATGTCAGGGCAAGAGGGAGACAGCCCCGCGCCCTCAGGGAAGCCGCAGTCATCGGCTGTGCCGTTGATTCCATCGGGCCCCGGGTTGCTGTTCACGGTCTCCGTGAAGCCGACCACAAGACCACCCACGATCGGCGCGGGAAATGGCGGGAGCCCGATCGAGGGGATCAAGGTGATGCTCGAGGCGAACGACCCCGACGTCAGGAAGGCATGGGTGCCCAGGATGGGGTTGTTGTCATGCCGGAGCGTGACGCCCGGGACAGGGATGGGGCTGCTGGTAATGGCAAGCGGGGGGCTCGTTGCCGGGTTCGGAGCCTGGATCACCACGCGGCTCTGGGCCGACGGAACGACGCAGTCTCCCCACTGGACGAGGGTGGGGGTCACTGTCGTGCATCCGCCACCTGGGCTGAAGGTTGCGCTGGTGAACGTGATCCCCTGGGACCAGGACCACGACGGGACGACCGCCGCAGACGCAGGCAGGGCGCCCAGCAGCAGCGCGCCCGACAGCAGGGCAGTGCTGGTCAACGCCCTGGCGGAATTTCTTAGCAGCCTCATGGAGAGCCTCCTGTGTGTGGGTACGTTTGCCATTTCAGGCGATGGTGTCTGCAGGGCCCGTGCCAGCTGGAGCCATCCCCTGGACAGCCACTGAAATGAATGTCCTTCCAAATACTTATACAGCTGACGGATGCCCCGCTGTTTCCTGGCGCTTTCGAGAGGTCCCGAATCTGTAAACTTTCGCGACTCCACGGGTGCAGGAGGCCCCTCCTCCCGCGATAGCTCTGGCCCCATGGAATCCTTTTCCACAGGATGTTGCGGTCGCCATTGGCGGCCTTTACCGCGATTCCAAAGGCTTTCCGGGCAACTGCTACGGGCTCGAGGGACGAGGGGCCTGTCCAGGTCCCGCACCCCCGCCCGGGTGGATCCAGGAATCAGACAGGTTGACAGGCCCCGGGGCGGTCATGGTCCTGGCGACCCCCCCATTGAGTGTCAAGGTTTCTGACACGGCTCCCTCCCGAATGGGCACTCGCAGGGGGCAGGAACGCGGTACCGCCTCCTCCACTCCCCAATTCCCCCCATCCGTGTGGGGCAGCACTTCCCCCAAATGGCTGTGGAAATCGCGGCCGGGATGTCCGATTATCGACGCGTGCGAAACGAGGACGAGCGGCGGTTCGGGTACCTCGTGGTCAGCGACCTGCACATTCAGGAGGCCGAGCACAGCCCCACCGGCCGCCTCTTCTACTTCGACGAGGAGTTCTCCGACTTCCTCCAGCACTACCTCGACGGCCGGCCGTGGCGGCTCATCATCAACGGGGACTTCGTCGAGTTCTACCACATCCCCGTGAGGCCCGATCCGGCCGACCCGCTCCTCGCGGGGGTGACTCTCTACCCCACCGACTTCAAGTTCTTCCCGGGCACGGAGTGGCAGAAATCGGTGTGGAAGCTGGACGTGGCCCTGAAGGGACACCCCCGGCTGCTTCGAACGCTCGCCCACTTCCTCGCGGCGGGCAACGAGATGCACATGATCCGGGGCAACCATGACCTGGAGTTCTGCTGGCCGCAGGTCCAGGAGCACTTCCGGCGCCGCATCGCCCAGCACCCCCCGGAGGGCGTCACCGCGGAGGAGATGGACGCGATTACCCGGAGTCGGATCACCTTCCACCCGTGGTTCTACTACGAGCCGGGGCTTCTCTACGTGGAGCACGGCCACCAGTACGACGGCTACTGCTCGAACGCGCACAACCTGCATCCGGTCCTGCCCGGCAACGACCGCCGGATGGAGCTGCCGATCTCGGCCCTGTCCATGCGGTACTTCGGCTCGCGCATCACGATCGTCGATCCCATCGCGATGGAGAACGTGAACTCGATCCCGCGCTACATCTGGCGGCTGATCCGCACGAATCCCCGCCAGGTGATCCGGATGCCCTTCTACTACCTCGAGATGGCCTACCGGATCCTCTCGAAGATCACGCGGCCGCCCGAGGCGCTCGACGCCGCCGTGGCGGCGGTGGCGGCGACGCGGCGAGACGAGATCGTGCAGCGGTTCGGCCTCGACGCCGAGACGCTCGGGCGCATCGAGGGGCTGGCCGAGCGCCCGATCATCCGGGAGCGGATGACGTCGCTCCGCTGCACCCAGATCGACCTGGTGGCGGTGGGACTCCTGGGCAGCGTGGTCGGGGTCGTCGCCGGCGCCCTCGGCATCCCCGGCACCGGCGCGTGGGCGGGCGCCGGGATCGTGCTCCTCGTGCTGCTGCTCCTGCTCGCCGGGAAGCACCG includes:
- a CDS encoding THxN family PEP-CTERM protein, with amino-acid sequence MRLLRNSARALTSTALLSGALLLGALPASAAVVPSWSWSQGITFTSATFSPGGGCTTVTPTLVQWGDCVVPSAQSRVVIQAPNPATSPPLAITSSPIPVPGVTLRHDNNPILGTHAFLTSGSFASSITLIPSIGLPPFPAPIVGGLVVGFTETVNSNPGPDGINGTADDCGFPEGAGLSPSCPDIFSVPGLPSLVSFFSYDSDGVGPDAPVTYAVTAFAGGLGPLSAAACVAAGMAPGCLGFITFEGLSNFLPTGFVIHALVPEPASLILLGAGLLGLGAVAGFRRRK
- a CDS encoding tetratricopeptide repeat protein, whose product is MSARCTVLAALALLVAAGCSQSPEGRKQAALARGDQFLKEGKTNEAVVELRNALQIDKDFVPALHALGRAYAAKSWYGDAVRELGRAQVLAPESAPIAAELGRILVELGAWTEVAAQADRILGRDAKSADGAYLRAAALLGQGKADQALAAVAAAERGGTPIPEAQTLRAEALLVGGKLAEAEEAYRAALAGNPKDAKALGGLGAVRLVRRDFQEAARLFSDALAVRPLDPRIRVGMAAAEEALGRLDEAIRKLEEVEGRARTPMVAMALAGLYLKVYRGPDAVGAVAPVVVAFPRLAQARYLLGMAYLATSQVDQAIAEFEELGRQSAAVPLVQFRLASAYLRRGRAREALGRLEELAKAFEKAPEYHVERGRALLALGRLDEALRAASAAQRLNPQAPQPYLLLGQVRAQQGNAGMAREMFVKAAEVDATYAAAHLALGGLHVAEKDIESALREFDAAVKADPRSLVAARAKATALVRDNRLKEAIAFVEEALKRDPRNPGFHTLLGGLHLRASQWTQATAAFQQALTISPRAPGPRLGLARVALAQQREDEAIAQLQAVVKAQPSQSTAVLLLGALYDNRAQYDQSIALLEAADKASPRQAAFVLPLADSYVKKGRYDEAIARAGELLAQNPELHAARLVRAQAFLSRGDAAAALKDVTEVARANPRSEVAQYILARTYAGLGRLPEARAAYREALRLNPGLAQAKTELAEISGEKPDEAALRQRAERLQDKVRKDPANADLREEMARALLAMGKTKEAQAELKQALDRAPGHPGANFLMARTLAGTRPDEAAAHLLAVLRANPAHVEANLAMAPYLQQKGRREEAIRHLEAALRVNPNLHDVKFRLGLLYAQVNRFGEALKLAQEVERVAPKHPGPPTLRGLMLLGQQKPKEALEAFSAALRLRPDVFEAHRGQGEAYQALGQMDRAIESYQRALALNGEDPVALNNLAWALSEHRKKPDEALPLAQKAARGAPESPDLLDTLGWVHYRRGAYPEAEKSLAQAAERAPNSGIIQYHLGMTYSRLGRKADAVSALRRAAQLDPRLGQAEGIDALIKRLGG
- a CDS encoding metallophosphoesterase; the protein is MRNEDERRFGYLVVSDLHIQEAEHSPTGRLFYFDEEFSDFLQHYLDGRPWRLIINGDFVEFYHIPVRPDPADPLLAGVTLYPTDFKFFPGTEWQKSVWKLDVALKGHPRLLRTLAHFLAAGNEMHMIRGNHDLEFCWPQVQEHFRRRIAQHPPEGVTAEEMDAITRSRITFHPWFYYEPGLLYVEHGHQYDGYCSNAHNLHPVLPGNDRRMELPISALSMRYFGSRITIVDPIAMENVNSIPRYIWRLIRTNPRQVIRMPFYYLEMAYRILSKITRPPEALDAAVAAVAATRRDEIVQRFGLDAETLGRIEGLAERPIIRERMTSLRCTQIDLVAVGLLGSVVGVVAGALGIPGTGAWAGAGIVLLVLLLLLAGKHRMSKINDHRNLRDIARRIREIIGVRYVVFGHSHDPDLMPFAASENGAYFNVGTWMPRQGIGQFLYFELQAAAGPPKARLMRWNRERSADVGQAIAERAHGLREAALGAVTGRGTA